The Anolis carolinensis isolate JA03-04 chromosome 2, rAnoCar3.1.pri, whole genome shotgun sequence genome has a window encoding:
- the LOC100563390 gene encoding U8 snoRNA-decapping enzyme has protein sequence MGEAGILSREEALRFESPQWKHACHVLFYAPCHGRLFGKFPLRYAVLMQMRFDGRLGFPGGFVDPEDVSLEEGLSRELQEELGPGAALLQVTKQDHLSAYTSEKPRRVVAHFYIKQLTLEELQTLEEKATQAKDHGLEVMGLLRVPLYILQDGVGGLPTFLTNSFIGNAREQLIHSLDTLQLVPREQLQKAVNMAQKRP, from the exons ATGGGCGAAGCTGGGATTCTTTCTCGGGAGGAGGCCTTGCGCTTTGAGTCGCCCCAGTGGAAGCACGCCTGCCACGTCCTCTTCTACGCGCCATGCCACGGACGCCTCTTCGGGAAGTTCCCGCTGCGTTATGCCGTTTTG ATGCAGATGCGGTTTGATGGCCGCCTGGGCTTTCCAGGTGGGTTTGTGGATCCGGAGGATGTCTCCTTGGAGGAGGGTCTGAGTAGGGAGCTCCAGGAGGAGTTGGGCCCTGGGGCTGCTTTGCTGCAAGTGACGAAACAGGATCACCTGAGCGCCTATACATCTGAGAAGCCCCGGCGAGTGGTGGCTCACTTTTACATCAAGCAGCTGACCCTGGAGGAGCTCCAAACCCTGGAGGAGAAGGCTACTCAGGCCAAAGACCATGGATTAGAG GTTATGGGTCTCCTCCGCGTTCCTCTCTATATCCTACAGGATGGTGTTGGAGGCCTCCCCACTTTCCTTACAAACAGTTTCATTGGCAATGCCCGGGAGCAGCTGATTCACTCCTTGGACACTTTACAGCTGGTACCAAGAGAGCAACTTCAGAAAGCTGTGAACATGGCCCAAAAGAGACCTTGA